A region of the Chryseobacterium cucumeris genome:
AAAGTTGTCTTTCCACTTCCGCTGGCCCCGACAATTGCTGTCGTTTGCTGATAAGGTATTGTAAGGCTGAGATTTTCAAAAACCGGAACATCGGAACCAATATACCTGAACGACATATCTTTGATTTCAATATCTTGTTTCGGAACATCGGTAACATATTGCTCATTCTTATCTTCTTCATCATCTTTATCGTGGATTTCTCCTAATCTTTCAAGAGAGATTTTAGCATCCTGTGTCTGCTTGATAAAGTCGATAAGCTGGAGAAGCGGGCTGTTCAGCTGTCCGATGATATACTGAACAGAAAGCATCATCCCCAAAGTAAGGTTTCCGCTTAAAACAAGTTTAGCAGAAAGAAAACTCACCAGAATATCTTTCATCTGATTGATGAAGTTACCTCCCACAGACTGCCATTGTTCTAAGGATAGAGATTTTATCCTGATTTTAAATAGTTTTACCTGAAGAAATTCCCAGTCCCATCGTTTTTGTTTTTCAGCATTATGCATTTTGATTTCCTGCATTCCGTTGATAAGCTCGATGACTTTACTCTGCTCCTGAGATACCTGAGAGAATCGCTTATAATCAAGTTCTTTTCTTTTTTTCAGGAAGAAACTGATCCATCCGATATACAATACTGCTCCAACAAGATAAACAAGGAAAAGCCTGTAATCATAAAACAGTAAGACAATACTGAAAATGATAAGGTTCACCAGTGAGAATAATGTATTCAATGAAGAACTTGTAAGAAGCTGTTCAATTCTGTGATGGTCATTAATTCTCTGCATGATATCTCCTGTCATCCTGGTATCAAAGAAACTTATCGGAAGTTTCATCAATTTAATAAAGAAATCGGAGATGATCGAAATGTTAATTCTTGCTGAAAGGTGGAGAAGAATCCAGCTTCTTATGGTTTCAATTCCCATTCTTCCCAGAAATAACATAATCTGTGCAAGCAAAACCACATAGATAAAATTAATATCCTGGTTCTGGATGCCGACATCTACAATACTTTGGGTAAGAAAAGGAAATATAAGGGAAAGTAAACTCCCACCTAAAAGTCCGATCGCAAGCTGTATAACAAGTGTTTTGTACTTTAGAAGATATTTGGAAAGGAATGTAAAACTTGCCTTACTTTCTTCTGCATCAAATTCTGTTTGAAAGAATGCAGGAGTAGTTTCAAGGATCAGGACAATTCCCTCTTCTGTATTTTCGTTGGCATTTTCTCCAATCCAGGACTTGATGAATTCTTCTCTGGTATAAGTGATCAGTCCATAGCTGGGATCTGAGATATATACTTTGTTATTTTTGTCAATTTTGTATACAACTACAAAGTGATTTTTATTCCAGTGTGCTACACATGGAAATGGAACTTCTTCTTTGAGGGTATTGAAATCGATCTGGACTCCCATTGACCGGAATCCCAGATTTTCTGCGGCATCACTCAGCCCAAGAAGGCTGCTTCCTTCACGGGTGGTTTCGGAGAGGTTACGAATCTGCTGCAGGGATATACTTTTACCATAATACTTACTTACGATCCTGAGACATGTAGGACCGCAGTCTTTGGTATCTGGCTGCTTATAAAAAGGAAACTTTTTTTTCAAAACTACTACTCATTATAAAATGCCGCCAATAGATGGCGACATTTTTGCTTTAATTCAATTATAATTCAATGAAATGGTAAACTGGAAATAGTCCCATTGATCACCGTTTTTCTACTCTTTTACATCTTTTCAGATGGTTATTTTGTTTTTCCTAAGATAGTGAAATTTTTAAATGAATAAGATTTATTTGCTAAATCTCATCATCCTCGATTAATTCATCAATAAAGAAGGTGATATCTTCGCGATCATACTTATCCGGGAACTGATATCCGTTGATGATAAAGATTGGCGTAAAGCTTAATCCTGCATTACTGTTTTCCTTAGACATCTCTATCAGCGGATCCAGATTTTCTGAATTTACTTTTCCTCCGGAAAGTGCATTGATTTTGCCTTCATCCTTGGTTTCAAACCATTCTTCAACAGCGTGTAAAAACTCTTTTTCAGGTTTGTTATGATAAATATGAGTTAAATCTGAAATAAGCTGTGTATATTTTTCTGGAGCTCTGTCCGGGCTGTAATTGAATCTCATCTGCAATGAAATATCATCAGGGTATTTCTCCAAAAGTCCTTCCACCAATTTATGCGCATCTTTACAGAAACCACAGTATGGGTTGGAAACGATAGAAATACGAAGCTTGGCATCCCTTTTTCCAACAGCAAAAGTTTCAGTATCCTGAAATTCTATTTTTGGATTTTGTTCCATCTGATTTTTGAAAAGCTCATAGTTTCTTTTGAATCTGAGATTTTTTGCATTCGATTTTTGCAGCGTTTCTTTTTGCTCAAGAAGAGTATTGAAATAAATAACCGCAGAAAATACAAGAGCCCACAGAATGACAGTCAATAAAAGAGTTCCCACACTGAATGACAGGTTCTCGAAAAATAAACTGCTTACTACGATCTGGCCTACAAGAATTGAAATGATCAAAAGACATACTCTGCAGAATGTTTTTTCTATAAATGCCTGAATGTACAGAGAGTACCCGATTGCAAGTACAGAAACGAATGTGAAACCTTTTACGATATACGCTGTTGCCGGTAAGAACAGACCTAGTACGGCAAGTCCTGCAAAATAAATCAGAGAAAAATCTGCAAATTTTAAGCCCAGAATACTGGTTTTATCCTGTTTGATGATCTTATCACACGAGTTGGCTGTCTGACTTGCTGCAGCACCTCCGCCTCCACATATACTTCCGATGACAGTAGAGGTATTTCCGAATTTCTGATTGAAAATTTCCAGGGAAATATAAACTCCTGCTAAGGAAAGTACATTAAATAGAGCTTCGTAAATGGTTTGGCTAATAAAAGAATAAGCAAGAACGGCAGCAAAAATAATATAAAGAACCGGCTTGAAATTGAATGTCAGTTTGCTTTCTGCATTTTCTGTTTTTTCAAACAATAGTACAAAGTCCGTTGATTTATTATAAAGCTCCTCTTTACCGAAAGTTTTTGCTTTTTCCGAATATACTGAATAATTGCTTCCTGACTTTTTTACAAGAGAGAATGAATTCTCAACAATGGCAATAAATTCCTCTGGAAGTTCGTCCCAATATTCTTTGTCAAGTTCATAAGCGTCATTTTTTACCCCCATAAAGTTGAGTGTGTCACTGAATGCCAGTGCAGATGGGTAATTGGGATGAGAGTTGAACTGGAAAATAAATTCCTGTTTATCTAGTTTTAGATGGTTGATTAGTTTGTCAAAAATCATATTAATATTTTTATCTAAAATACACAGATGTTTTAAATATACAAAAAAAAATCTCCTTTATTAGTGAGATATAAACGGATGTTGATAAATTTTATTTGATCTTCAGTATTTTATTTTGAGGTCCAGAAAAAAAATGTTTCTGTCACTTATCAGGTAAATTCTTTTCTTATCGGTTTTAATTTCAAAAAACTCATCTTCATGCACACGAATAAACTTCTTTCTCATTGCCGAAAGATATTTGATGACTTTTGTAGTCGTGGAATCTCTGTTATTCGATATGACGAGTATCATTCTGCTTCTTTTTTTTAAAATAATCTTTTCTTATTTTCGAGCTGTGTTTCATACTTGGGATTCCCAGGCTTTTACGGTTGCGATCAATCTGCGTACTGTCTTGTACCGGAATCATATTAAAGCCGTAGCGTGTGATTTTTTTATGAGATCCTAAGTAAGTATCTTCCATTCTTGCATAGTCACGAGGAGAAAAATCTCCCGATTTTACATATTCCAGTAATTTGTCCTTTATAAAAGGATAATCTTTTTTGGACTCAACCATATGAGAGATAAAGGTAGGCATAGGAAACCATCCAATTTTTTCAGGCGTTGGAAATCCATAATTTTTAAAGGTCCATATTAATAGTTTTGCGTTTTTCTCAACGTTTTTTCTGGTCAGTGCAGTATCAAGAGGTCGTCCTTCCTGATCCCTTATCAGTGCAATCTTGAAAGAATCAATGAGTTTTTTATCCAGGCCTTGTTTCCATTCTGTTATTTTTTGTTCTACAGATGGATTGTCTATTCCATATTTATTAAAAAGGGGCAGGTATTTTCTATATTCATCACCATAAGGAGCAACCAGAGAAATTAGCTGATAAAGGCTTTTTTTTCCACCAAAATCTTCATGATATTGATCGGCAAGGGTTATATAAGTTGCATATTCTTCAATACGGTCCTGATTTTTAGGAGTATATTCTTCAAAAATTTTCCGATACTCTTTTACAGCTAGTTTAGGGTTATTGGCCATTCTGTATATGCTGTCAGCCTCATTTACTTTGTTATAATAAGTAATGTAATTCTTTTTACAGGATGTAAGGGATAATAAAGCAATAAGAAGAAAACCAGATCTTATTAATGATGAAATTTTCATAAATGATTTAATTTTATAATATGGTGAAAAAAAGGAGGGGATTTAACCCTCCCTCTTTCTTTATTCACATACTAGCAAACTTCTAGTCTATCAATATACTCACCTCCATTAGATGTATAGTGGTCAGCTTCGTAGCATCCTGGTGTTGTAACTGCAGCACTAGATTCAATAGCATAAGACTTTAAGCTACCATTTACTGATTTTAAATCGTCTCTTTTTAGTTTTTTGTTTTCCAAAGAAGAAAAACCTTTCTTCATTCCTGCTAACTTTTTCATTATTAAAATTTTTTTTGAATTAATATTTGTTTGCCATATATCCCTGGATGGGAGAAGGTACTGATCAGTCCTTATATTTATATTTTGTACTGTACACATACAAAAAATAAATTTTGTGTTTTTACCTGTAGCAAACATACACAAGTGCTAATCATAAAAAAGTCTTGAGGTTTTAGATTTATAAATTTACTACATGAATTTATAAATCTAAATGGATTAACTATTTGTAAAACAATTTTTTGTGGTTATTTTAAAAATCGCCTAAATTATCAATTTCTTTGATGTACATTGAGAGTGTAGTACCGGTTTTCTTCTTAAAAGCTAAAGAAAATGCCTGTTCATTATTATATCCTAGCTCTTCTGCAATAACAGATAACTTATAGGAACGGAATTTTTTATCTTTTACCAATCTACTTAAGGCAAAATCAATTCGAAGATCATTAAGGTATGCTGCAAAGTTTTTTCCTTTATGAGTATTGATTATTTCTGATAAATAAGCAGTATTTGTTTTTATATTTTTTGCTAAGCTGGCTAATGTGATGCCTTTTTTTAAGAAAAGTTCCTTGGATTCAAATATTCTTAATTCTTGTAAAATAAATTGAGTAACTTCTTCAGATATGGTTTTAGAGGTTTTATCATTTTGCTCTTCCTGTTCAGGAATTGCTATCGGGGCTATTTCAATATTGTTAGCCTTATTTTTTTCCTCTGCATTTTTTTCTTCAATATTTCTCTTTTCAACCAAGCTAATCAAATCTTGTGCAATTTTTCTTTGTTCCTTTTCTGTTTTTTTTGATCTATAGTATAAATATATAATGAATAAGAGTATTAATAAAAGTATGCCTAGAGAAATGTAGAGTACCTTTTTTCTAAATTTTAATTCCTCAATGATATTTTCTTTTTCCTGTAAAAGATTGGGAGTGTCGTACTTTCTAGGTATTTCTGTAGAAAGGTATTTAAACTGTTCATCTAGTTTTTGATCAACCTTTAAAAAGCGTTCAATGTAGTAAAGCTGTTTTTCTTTATCATTATTTTCTTTATAGTAATCAATAAGAAAAGTATATACATCTCTTAATTCAGGAAACGTATAACCACTTTTTGAAATAATGGAGTCTAGTTTGGTGTAGTTTTCAACTGCTTTTGTTTTATCTTTTAAACCTTCATAAGATTTACCAATATTTAAAAGACTATAGTTCATATTCTGATCTTGAACCCCGGAAAAATATTTATAAGCTGCTATGAAGTTTTTAGTGGCAATATCATATTTTTTTAGTTTTAAATTATATGCCCCTACGTAGTAAGTATATTGATGATGAACATACTTATTTGTGAATGCTAATGGAGTTTTTAATCCTTCCTTGATTAGAATATTTGCAGAATCCAATTTATTGAGCTCTATATAGCAGTATATAAGGCTTATACGCATTTGGTTATGCTGGGATTCATCTGTAATATCATTTCCATTATATAAATAGTATCTGAACGTTTTGGCTGCATCAGCATTTTTGCCAATGTAGCTGTTCAGATAGGCGATGTCCATATTAGCATATGCGGTCTGTTGCGGATCTTTTTGAGCTTTTGCGTATTGTAGTCCTAAAATATAATTATCTAAAGCTTTTTTTAAATTATCATGTTTGTAATAAAGGTTTCCCTTCATTAGATAAGTCTGAGATGGATATTTTGTTCCCTTTAAATTTTTTGTAATTGTTGCTGTGCTGTCAAGATATTTTAGGGCATTTGAAAAATTTTCGTTAAAATGAATAAGCACATATCCGTCTGCTATTTGAAGAGCATTTTGTTCTTTTTTTGCTTTTTGGAGGTAATATTGAGCTATAACCTTTGACTGTTCAATCTTTATATTCTCATAATAGGTATAAAATTTATCTTTTAATTCTTTATAGCTATATGTTTTTAAGCTATCACTTATTTTATTCTGTGTATAAAGTAAGTTGCTGAAAAAAATAAATAAAAAAAGGGCTTTAACTCTCATCATCTTTTAAATACATCACAAATTTACATTTTTTAATTCAAAAAGATATATGGTAAAAAAGTGGTTTTAAGTTTAATTTATTGATTTATATTGAGTTAAGTGTGTTGTTTGTTCTGTCAATTTATAAATCTATAGTTTAAGGCTTAATAGAATGTTTATCTCAAACCAGCGACTGTTTGAAATGATTATCTACGATTATTTGTTCAGGTACTATAAAACCCTTGTTTTTAAAAGTAATAAAATGTTATAACATTATAATATTTATTATTATAGTATGAATGCTAATACCATTTTTTACATCAGAATATCCCGTGATTTTGAAGTTCAGATTTTTAGAAATATCATATAAAATACTGAGGATAACTCCAACTTTAAAACATAGGAAATAATGCTTAGAAGTAATGTTTTTTATGTAAACAAATGTTTTATTTTGTTATTATTTTATAGCTTGTAGTGGGTTTTGCGCTTGTTTTGTTTATTAAATTTCGATATTCTATGTGATTTTTAACAAACAGAAATGAACTCAAAAAAACTTAAAAAATCATAAAGTTTTCATAAAGTTTTAAAAAAGGATAGAAATGTTTTTGTATTTATAAAATATGTCGTACTTTTACATCGCCTTGAATGAGGGAACAAGTCAAGGTAATAAATTTTTTTTCATCATTTGTGTTTTTAGAATCGTATCGCCTGATACGATTCTTTTTTTATGTTTTCTCATAGCTTAAGAGAAGATCAATAAAGTAAGAATAGGTAACAGAGCCTTCCTGCTGATTACTTTTCAGAAACAGGTTGTTAGTAAATCCAAAGAATTCATCAAGCCATCCCTGATGCTGAAAAATAAAACTTTTTTCATAAGCACGGTCTCTTTTCATGGCGGGAGAATACTGGTGAAGAATATTCTTTACAAATTCAGGATCTTTCTCCACAATAAATCTTAAAAGACTTTTTAAAGTGAAAAATTCAGTACTGTATCTCAACTCAGGATTACCGGAATGAATGCCTATTAAGTACCCTATAAAATTAGCTTCCTGCTCTCTGGCAAAGCCAAGCTGATGTGAACTTTCGTGCGCTGTGGTGAAAGGGATTAATGTATGAGGCAGCTCAGTATTATACTGGGCTTCAGCTGTAAAAGGATTATAATAGCCTAAAATTCCTGTAAAGCTCATTACATTTTTGAATAAACTAGGCTTGATGTCCAGTATCTCCGGAGCTTTTTTATCG
Encoded here:
- a CDS encoding peptidase domain-containing ABC transporter; amino-acid sequence: MKKKFPFYKQPDTKDCGPTCLRIVSKYYGKSISLQQIRNLSETTREGSSLLGLSDAAENLGFRSMGVQIDFNTLKEEVPFPCVAHWNKNHFVVVYKIDKNNKVYISDPSYGLITYTREEFIKSWIGENANENTEEGIVLILETTPAFFQTEFDAEESKASFTFLSKYLLKYKTLVIQLAIGLLGGSLLSLIFPFLTQSIVDVGIQNQDINFIYVVLLAQIMLFLGRMGIETIRSWILLHLSARINISIISDFFIKLMKLPISFFDTRMTGDIMQRINDHHRIEQLLTSSSLNTLFSLVNLIIFSIVLLFYDYRLFLVYLVGAVLYIGWISFFLKKRKELDYKRFSQVSQEQSKVIELINGMQEIKMHNAEKQKRWDWEFLQVKLFKIRIKSLSLEQWQSVGGNFINQMKDILVSFLSAKLVLSGNLTLGMMLSVQYIIGQLNSPLLQLIDFIKQTQDAKISLERLGEIHDKDDEEDKNEQYVTDVPKQDIEIKDMSFRYIGSDVPVFENLSLTIPYQQTTAIVGASGSGKTTLLKLLMKFYDPDQGEIRIGNTNMKNISPRYWRDHCGVVMQEGYVFNDTIANNIAVGEDHIDKQKLRRAVEIANIKDFIESLPLSYNTKIGNEGVGVSGGQKQRLFIARAVYKAPEYILFDEATSALDANNEKVIMENLEQFFKGKTAVVIAHRLSTVRHADKIIVLDQGRVVEEGSHAELVDLRGEYYRLVRNQLELGN
- a CDS encoding thioredoxin domain-containing protein, with product MIFDKLINHLKLDKQEFIFQFNSHPNYPSALAFSDTLNFMGVKNDAYELDKEYWDELPEEFIAIVENSFSLVKKSGSNYSVYSEKAKTFGKEELYNKSTDFVLLFEKTENAESKLTFNFKPVLYIIFAAVLAYSFISQTIYEALFNVLSLAGVYISLEIFNQKFGNTSTVIGSICGGGGAAASQTANSCDKIIKQDKTSILGLKFADFSLIYFAGLAVLGLFLPATAYIVKGFTFVSVLAIGYSLYIQAFIEKTFCRVCLLIISILVGQIVVSSLFFENLSFSVGTLLLTVILWALVFSAVIYFNTLLEQKETLQKSNAKNLRFKRNYELFKNQMEQNPKIEFQDTETFAVGKRDAKLRISIVSNPYCGFCKDAHKLVEGLLEKYPDDISLQMRFNYSPDRAPEKYTQLISDLTHIYHNKPEKEFLHAVEEWFETKDEGKINALSGGKVNSENLDPLIEMSKENSNAGLSFTPIFIINGYQFPDKYDREDITFFIDELIEDDEI
- a CDS encoding TIGR04139 family peptide modification target codes for the protein MKKLAGMKKGFSSLENKKLKRDDLKSVNGSLKSYAIESSAAVTTPGCYEADHYTSNGGEYIDRLEVC
- a CDS encoding helix-turn-helix domain-containing protein, whose translation is MMRVKALFLFIFFSNLLYTQNKISDSLKTYSYKELKDKFYTYYENIKIEQSKVIAQYYLQKAKKEQNALQIADGYVLIHFNENFSNALKYLDSTATITKNLKGTKYPSQTYLMKGNLYYKHDNLKKALDNYILGLQYAKAQKDPQQTAYANMDIAYLNSYIGKNADAAKTFRYYLYNGNDITDESQHNQMRISLIYCYIELNKLDSANILIKEGLKTPLAFTNKYVHHQYTYYVGAYNLKLKKYDIATKNFIAAYKYFSGVQDQNMNYSLLNIGKSYEGLKDKTKAVENYTKLDSIISKSGYTFPELRDVYTFLIDYYKENNDKEKQLYYIERFLKVDQKLDEQFKYLSTEIPRKYDTPNLLQEKENIIEELKFRKKVLYISLGILLLILLFIIYLYYRSKKTEKEQRKIAQDLISLVEKRNIEEKNAEEKNKANNIEIAPIAIPEQEEQNDKTSKTISEEVTQFILQELRIFESKELFLKKGITLASLAKNIKTNTAYLSEIINTHKGKNFAAYLNDLRIDFALSRLVKDKKFRSYKLSVIAEELGYNNEQAFSLAFKKKTGTTLSMYIKEIDNLGDF
- a CDS encoding DUF3810 domain-containing protein, with the protein product MISFFKRFFEFQKELHQVLFSWVPFSVGDLIYIVLGAFLLYCFITLFKKQQRSDSMRKILIVMNIFYFIYQIFWGMLYFQVPIIKKLSSQNEPDIEKAKKLALVYLEKCKATRQYTQEDSNGVFIITNLTSIQKEILNQQTKLPSYISDKKAPEILDIKPSLFKNVMSFTGILGYYNPFTAEAQYNTELPHTLIPFTTAHESSHQLGFAREQEANFIGYLIGIHSGNPELRYSTEFFTLKSLLRFIVEKDPEFVKNILHQYSPAMKRDRAYEKSFIFQHQGWLDEFFGFTNNLFLKSNQQEGSVTYSYFIDLLLSYEKT